In a genomic window of Cydia fagiglandana chromosome 8, ilCydFagi1.1, whole genome shotgun sequence:
- the LOC134666494 gene encoding palmitoyltransferase Hip14: MYESTCGAAASGQCGAAQHDGDGAVAATARPEPAARDYSGFDIVKATQYGAFDRVRELVEAGWDVNQPDHETVTLLHWAAINNRREICQYLLARGAHVDAVGGELRATPLHWAARQGHLEAAVILVRAGADLTRRDAEGCAPLHLAAQFGHTAVAAYLVAAGGAGAADAGDAGGMTPLMWAAWRVAAVDPARLLLSLGASPRPADQAHGNTALHWAILARNSTAVSTLVLYGNAPLDVPNLRGATPLAMLQAAAGIGRDSWIGSKVLEKVREHELKHSRPHLLRRLLYDKKLRWWVVVLAPFVAFYLSGLVLESRARYAVKALLLLALSAALHALGSALLDDDLKNIFPLSVYLATKAWFYITWAVFLVGAAGWRATLLFVLCSGALWHFFLKSWRSDPGVIRASTRDKFRTIIELSEDSSGGGGAGAGFDPASFCSACLVRRPLRSKHCSVCNRCVARFDHHCPWVGNCIGANNHQHFIGFLVSLIVMCGWMLWGGVQYYRAECPAPAGAAGTLARWAQCNAWLMWVLVHAAFHMFWVTVLTCCQMYLVVCLGMTTNEQLNRGRYRHFAARGGRSPFSRGPLLNCVDFFNLRLCGLLAPRRADWARAGAGAAAAAAAADADADADADSAPMLQHVV; encoded by the exons ATGTATGAGAGCACGTGCGGAGCGGCGGCCAGCGGTCAGTGCGGCGCGGCGCAGCACGACGGCGATGGGGCCGTCGCGGCGACCGCCCGCCCTGAGCCCGCCGCGCGCGACTATAGCGGCTTCGACATCGTGAAGGCCACGCAGTATGGTGCCTTCGACCGCGTCCGCGAGCTCGTGGAGGCCGGCTGGGACGTGAACCAGCCGGACCATGAGACGGTGACGCTGCTTCACTGGGCGGCGATCAACAACAGGCGCGAGATCTGCCAGTACCTCCTGGCGCGCGGTGCACACGTAGACGCGGTGGGCGGCGAGCTGCGTGCTACGCCGTTGCACTGGGCGGCGCGTCAGGGGCACCTGGAGGCGGCCGTGATCCTTGTGCGGGCAGGCGCAGACCTGACGCGCCGCGACGCGGAAGGTTGCGCGCCGCTGCACCTGGCGGCTCAGTTCGGGCACACGGCGGTGGCGGCGTACCTGGTGGCGGCGGGAGGGGCGGGCGCGGCAGATGCCGGGGACGCGGGCGGTATGACGCCGCTGATGTGGGCGGCCTGGCGTGTGGCAGCCGTAGACCCGGCGCGGCTACTGCTGTCCCTGGGCGCGTCACCGCGCCCAGCCGACCAGGCGCACGGCAACACTGCACTGCACTGGGCCATTTTGGCCCGCAACTCTACTGCTGTGTCCACACTTGTGCTTTAT GGCAACGCGCCACTGGACGTGCCGAACCTGCGCGGCGCCACGCCGCTGGCCATGCTGCAGGCCGCCGCAGGCATCGGCCGAGACTCCTGGATCGGCAGCAAGGTGCTCGAGAAGGTGCGGGAGCACGAGCTCAAGCACTCCAGGCCGCATCTGCTGCGGCGGCTACTCTATGACAAG AAGCTGCGTTGGTGGGTGGTGGTGTTGGCGCCGTTCGTGGCCTTCTACCTCTCGGGGCTGGTGCTGGAGTCGCGCGCGCGCTACGCGGTGAAGGCGCTGCTGCTGCTGGCGCTGTCGGCGGCGCTGCACGCGCTAGGCTCGGCGCTGCTCGACGACGACCTCAAGAACATCTTCCCGCTCAGCGTGTACCTGGCTACTAAG GCGTGGTTCTACATCACCTGGGCGGTGTTCCTGGTGGGCGCGGCGGGCTGGCGCGCGACGCTGCTGTTCGTGCTGTGCTCGGGCGCGCTGTGGCACTTCTTCCTCAAGTCCTGGCGCTCCGACCCCGGCGTCATCCGCGCCTCCACCCGCGACAAGTTCCGG ACGATAATCGAGCTGTCCGAGGACAGttcaggcggcggcggcgccggcgccggcttCGACCCGGCGTCCTTCTGCTCGGCGTGCCTGGTGCGCCGCCCGCTGCGCTCCAAGCACTGCTCCGTCTGCAACCGCTGCGTGGCGCGCTTCGACCACCACTGCCCCTGGGTCGGGAACTGCATCG GAGCCAACAACCACCAGCACTTCATCGGTTTCCTCGTGAGCTTGATCGTGATGTGCGGCTGGATGTTGTGGGGCGGCGTGCAGTACTACCGCGCCGAGTGCCCGGCGCcggcgggggcggcgggg ACGCTGGCGCGCTGGGCGCAGTGCAACGCGTGGCTCATGTGGGTGCTGGTGCACGCCGCCTTCCACATGTTCTGGGTCACGGTGCTCACCTGCTGCCAGATGTACCTG GTGGTGTGCCTCGGCATGACGACGAACGAGCAGCTGAACCGCGGCCGCTACCGGCACTtcgcggcgcgcggcgggcgcTCGCCCTTCTCGCGCGGCCCGCTGCTCAACTGCGTGGACTTCTTCAACCTGCGCCTGTGCGGCCTgctcgcgccgcgccgcgccgactgggcgcgcgccggcgccggcgccgccgccgccgccgccgccgccgacgccgaCGCCGACGCCGACGCCGACTCGGCGCCGATGCTGCAGCACGTCGTGTGA